The genome window AGTGAATTAAAAGAACCGAACTTTGAACTgaagttgttttatttacagaacCATATCCTAAAAACACTGAACATCAAAGAGGAAGCAAAAAAAGGGCCGTTCTCCTGATAGTAAAGatggaaacaaaacatttattgaatttaaaggttttgtcacattttctgtttcattttgcatttttttttacttttcaatgCAATACTCaggtgtttatcagtgtttGGCACGGAGGTGCAGTGGTTAACACTCTTTTACACCTTGGtcgtttgcatgttctccccagtCTGCGGAAGTTCTCTCCGGGTGCACCTTAAATGAACCTGCAGTGTTATGGTGATACTGTTTCTTTGTGCGGCCAACACATAAGATGAGGGATAAGATCAGCCTTGTCTCACAGGAGAGAAATTTCAACATTACAGCAGCAAGTGGATAGGAATAAATTAAAGTGATATGACATCAAACGTAATACTAACTAAAATTACACTATACTAAAATGAAAACTATATTTATTTCAACTATAGAACAAACTACCAAAAATGAAACGGTGCAAGTGACGATTTGTGTGCTTATCGACTTTAAAACGGATAACAACAAATTCCAGTATTTAATAACTTGCACTTGAGGTTTGTTTCGCCCTGCAGAACAGCAGCGCAGTGGGAACCGTGTGGCCAACTCAGGAGATACCGTACGTCATCAGCCCAGCGTTGGGTAAGTCAGTCTGACTTCACATCACTGGTCCGAGTCTTTGCTCACAggaatctttttttatttgtgtattttcagcCAGTCGGAGGAAACACATCCTCTCTGCTATGAAGATGGTGTCTAAAGACACCTGCGTGTCCTTCCACAAGCGAACCTCTGAGACAAACTACCTGCTCTTCACAACCAGCAACGGGTATGAAACTTATAATAATGCACAAAGATTGTTTTCATTAGGCCTACATactaatctgaatctgcaactATCAAACAAATGCTGTGACGTtataagtacctcaaaattgtactgtGGGTTTTGGACCATTGGTGTGACATTACAAGTGGTGGAAATTAACTTCtcataagagagagagaagcaaattCTCACTACTGAGAAGCTGGGagtgtttggtgtttttagtttaaaaataaattagatttctgtcaatcaacacATTGTTTCTGCTTTAAATGAATGTCTCGAATGTTTACATGAAACTATCCGAGTGTGCATCTACTAGTTATGCAACTATTAATCTAGTTGTGCGTCGTCCGTGGGCTTCTTGGGCGGAGAGCAGCCAGTTTACGTCGGGCCCACGTGCATCGTGGGTAACATCGTCCATGAGATTCTTCACGCTCTGGGCATCCAACATGAACACACGAGGACAGACCGTGATCAGTACATTGCAGTTCTTCCCCATAATATCATGCCAGGTAATGTTTCCAAGCTCATTTGGTTATATAACATTGCATCTCCATTTGGAAAATGCAGAATTTAGGAATGCAGATTCAGTTTCCCGATTTGGGACAGGATGAACGTTACAGGTTCACAGAACTCATTTTAACCCTGGTGAAATGACAGGATGCGGTCTGTAAAACACAGCAGgacaaagccaaaaaaaaagactaaagcctccacatgggggggggggtctccgAGAGCTGAGGGGGAGGCAAAGGTGCAGTCTGAGAATAATTTGAGTCCAAAAAAAATCGCACTCCTTCTCAGTCATAACTAAGTCAAATCTGAACTCCGACATGATACACATGTTGTATCCTTCAGTGTGACATTCACTTTCCGAGGACAACGACATCTCTATCTCCATCCAGAATAAAACCTCCTAAATCCACTCAGAAatcagagggggaaaaatgctGCAGAACTTCCCTGAGAATCATGTTTTTAAGTGATGGTTGTCTGTACATCCCTGGGTGGCACTGCTAACAGGAGGTGCTAATTTGGCAAAATTTAATGGTGCCAATTTGcctaaatgtaaacaaataaaggGGCTCAAGACAGAATATCTGCACCTTTTTTTTATAATCCAGTCTGAATGGGACTGAAGTTTAACTGCTGGATACAAGATTCAGTTTTATgcatatagcaccaattcataacagaagggATCTCTTGTaggagcaggtctagactgaaAAGTTCATTCTCAGTGTTTGTGAGTTCCTGCATCACACTTGCAAGTTTCATATCGGACCTTGATTGGCTTCAGTGTAGCTGTGATATCACAAATCCTgcaggtgtgttcaggtgtcAAACTGAGAGACTTTCCTCCGTCAGCAGATGGATGTACAAACCTCATTCTGCAGTGTGAAGCaacaagaagaaacatgtttttaaatgcaggTTTACTGTTGAGGCTGTTTGCTCTGAGTGAAAATAACAAGGTGTGTTTCAGGGATGgagaaaaactttaaaaaacaagcaGGCGAAACCTTCGATCTTCCTTATGACGTTACATCTATCATGCACTATGGAAGGTAAATTTCCAAATACATAAGCATGTACATGTTTACCCCCTCTGTAAAGGTTATTTTGTGACTCTgtgattgtttatttgtttcagtgtttttttttcatcaaacGGCCGGCCCACCATTGTCCCCAAAAATAATGTGAAGGACATGGGACAGAgggttaaaatgacaaagatggACATTGAGAAAGTTCGCCATCTCTACAACTGTGGTATCTGTGTTTTTCCTGACTTCTGGCCACTTGGTTTGGTTAGATTTTAAAGGGAAACAACTGAAAccatattataaatatataatgaaaATGTACTAAATGTATACAAGATgatgacaaataaaaatgaaacagaacatttaaaaacacgGATACAATAAAAGTGTTTCTGCCAACATACAAGTCATAAATATGGATTTTTGGACGAAAAGTCTCACAAGTACCTCGTTCACTGTGATCAAAGCCACATAGTGCCTAACTCGCCCTTCTCATCCCTCATCTCTTTCAGATGCAGAGACGCAGCAGGAAAGCAGTGGCGATGGGATGGAGGTTAGAAACATGCACGTAGTGGCCCCAAACAATCCTGTTTCTGCCAACAAACCAGAGAAAAATCAAACATCTACTGTCTCTCCGTCCACTTCGCTGCAGCACCTGACTGCTGCCACGAGAGGGAACAGTAGCACCAGCAGAGGACACGACTAGACTGAGCTGGGACTTTTTaccaataaaaccaaaatattcATCCCAGATTTGTCTTTGCTGACATGTTTCACAAGACATCAGGCAGCTGAAACAAACTCATTTATATCTGTTAATGTCCCtcattattaaaaaagaaaccagtACCTTCCAAGTGCTGGGACACCTGACACCAATATAAAGAATCTGCTGGTGTGGTAACAATAGTTAACCTACTGTTTGCCATATCAATCAGTGCAATGTCtagaaattattttaatcaCAATATTAGTTCATTAGATTTGGTGTAGTTGATTTTGTgactaaaagaaaaaaggtgTCCGTTTCACATCATCTCTCTCTGCCGTGCATTACAACACAATTATCATCACAAAGCTGTATTTAGAAGATATTGGCTGAATCCCATCACAGACTCAAGAAATCCCCATTAAGCTCACATCACAGTAACTTATCTGCGTCAGACAAATCATCGTctccatgtttgtgtttgtaattcTGGCGCGTTTCCACCAAATGATTTCCTTAATTACCATCCACAGGGGGGGCCGCTGTAATTAAAAGACTATTAAAGCCTGATTGCAATGCAGCTCCTTTTTGCTTTGATTTATGTTTTAGCcttaaataactaaaataatgcCAGTATTTGACTGAATATCTGATCTAATGCCATGGAAATGTATGCATATCAGCTTCTGGGGCTTCTCTGTGGGCGGCTACATGCAGGAGACGCACAGGATTCATGTTCTGGCAGCTTCTGGTGATTGACTGATTTGTGTGACACAGTTGCTCAACAAATGggactttctctgtgtgtgtgtgttgtcaaatGACAATCTGTATAACATTCACAATTCAGCAGCTCATTTTCTCACAAACATTTCTCATTGCTTTCAGACAGAATTTACATGTATAAATATCTTGAAATGACCCAGTGATGGACTATGAAGTCTTGGTGACAAAGACAGATTACACTGCTGTCATGCTCATGCTTGATGCTCGATCTGTAAAGCctgaaacatttaaacatgtaatACAAATTTAGTAGAACACACATTTCATCAGTTAGCTTCAGATGTTTTGCTGCCACTGATtgttaggatttggttttgtgctgttgtttttcctgtgtttatttgagaTTGTCATGGTTTGGCGTTTTGTAGTCTAGTTTATTATTTAGGCTCATTTGCTTTACTTTTTCTTTGTAACTGTCTTATCTCTCATCTTAGTTCTTggtcctgtgctttagttcatgtttagtgttttccttATCGATGTACTTCTGTATTTTCTCATTATGGTctgtcttagtccttagtcttcATGTTTTAGGGTAgtcttgtctcctgtttggtcccgtttctgtctgtgtcctgattttgctgtctttccatgtttttgcattttacttcggtagatctgtccttgtgtgttcctgtgaactttacttcctgttaaTTTGGTAAACTTCTGTAcctggtgtccttgtctagctttgtctgattacctgatgtatctcagctgtgcttccctccctgctcgtttacctgtgtatatattgtccCCAGTTTTCTTCAGTCTTTTTCACGTCCTTGTATTGTCCGCATTATCTGCGTCGTCTGTGTTGAGTGTTCTGTGCCTTCCCTGcccttttggattacttcattGGTTTGTACTTTGTTCACGGATTCTTCCCTTTGGATTATGTTTTATGTTCCCTTTGTTTGCACATTTGCCGCTGAGCTCCCAGCGTAAGCCTGTTTAGTTTTGTGTTAATAAATCCTTATTCGAACTGCAACTACTTCGCCTacagtctgcatttgggtccacacctcagctCTCTGCTTCTGCACTCAGCCATTCCCCATGACACTGATCCCATTTTTCAGAAACCTGTAAAAGGTGACTCTTGAAATGCTGTTGCATTTAGTTCAGCTTCTCCAACAGTTACACCACAGCAGTTTTTACATAGTTTCcacttttactttgtttttctcagttgctgtCTTTTACATTATTACTGCAAGCTGCTCACTATATATGCAGGTTCGAAGGCGAACACTTAacagggataaaaaaaaaaaaaggtaaatatcATGAACTTTCATTTACTTTTGACTCACAAAGTTAATGTTCTGAGTGCCTTTGTGccttccatccatctatccatcgtcaaacgcttatcctgcgtcagggtcgcggggggctggagccaatcccagctggcatcgggcgaaaggcgtggtacaccctggacaggtcgccagtccatcacagggcgcCTTTGTGCCTTTTGCAGGACAAATAGACACAGAGTCCTAAATGTTATTTAGTATAAAGCACGTTCACGCCGGAAAAGTGACTGAATTAAGTTTGCAGAAATCAATAAATACGACCGGTTTTTGAGGGTGCACTATTCTCCCACACTGCAATGCACAAAGGAaatggaggggggaaaaaaatgaaatgtgttggTGGTGGTGAAACGGCTCCAGGAAGATCTCAGAAAACCAAATTAGAGGAGGTTAGATCTTAAAGATCTATAAAAGGTTAACATCAAGGGCAACTGGTCGAGGCTGAAGatgtttcacctctcatccaagaggcttcttcagttcccCCCCTTCTTCAGTTAGgtcttcaagtatctttaaCCACGTCCAGTTGCCCTTAATGTTAACCTTCCCTGTATAACTGTGACCTGGATGattgagaaccttcacagacaacatATGCAGTATGGATTTGTGACAACATCCACCGTGTTTGTTTCTGACTCTGAAGAACTTAACTGGCAGGAAAGGTTTCAAGATGCTGCTTTTCCTGTAATCTCAGCGGACtgacaaatatttatttctccGGCTCAGTTCATCGTCACGCAGGTCGGCTGGCGGAAAATTGCTCTGACATTTACGCTTGACATATAGCATCAAACACTGAAGCTAAGACAACAGGAGTGTCCATTACTGCGAATACAAGCTGACAGAATGAGGACAAAacctttaaaacacaaagtgtaGTTTTAACCTGCTGCTTTAGTAGGTTTCTGTCTTTTAAATTTCACTCTTCAGCTCCATTTTNNNNNNNNNNNNNNNNNNNNNNNNNNNNNNNNNNNNNNNNNNNNNNNNNNNNNNNNNNNNNNNNNNNNNNNNNNNNNNNNNNNNNNNNNNNNNNNNNNNNCCATCTATCCATCGTcaaacgcttatcctgcgtcagggtcgcggggggctggagccaatcccagctggcatcgggcgaaaggcgtggtacaccctggacaggtcgccagtccatcacagggcgcCTTTGTGCCTTTTGCAGGACAAATAGACACAGAGTCCTAAATGTTATTTAGTATAAAGCACGTTCACGCCGGAAAAGTGACTGAATTAAGTTTGCAGAAATCAATAAATACGACCGGTTTTTGAGGGTGCACTATTCTCCCACACTGCAATGCACAAAGGAaatggaggggggaaaaaaatgaaatgtgttggTGGTGGTGAAACGGCTCCAGGAAGATCTCAGAAAACCAAATTAGAGGAGGTTAGATCTTAAAGATCTATAAAAGGTTAACATCAAGGGCAACTGGTCGAGGCTGAAGatgtttcacctctcatccaagaggcttcttcagttcccCCCCTTCTTCAGTTAGgtcttcaagtatctttaaCCACGTCCAGTTGCCCTTAATGTTAACCTTCCCTGTATAACTGTGACCTGGATGattgagaaccttcacagacaacatATGCAGTATGGATTTGTGACAACATCCACCGTGTTTGTTTCTGACTCTGAAGAACTTAACTGGCAGGAAAGGTTTCAAGATGCTGCTTTTCCTGTAATCTCAGCGGACtgacaaatatttatttctccGGCTCAGTTCATCGTCACGCAGGTCGGCTGGCGGAAAATTGCTCTGACATTTACGCTTGACATATAGCATCAAACACTGAAGCTAAGACAACAGGAGTGTCCATTACTGCGAATACAAGCTGACAGAATGAGGACAAAacctttaaaacacaaagtgtaGTTTTAACCTGCTGCTTTAGTAGGTTTCTGTCTTTTAAATTTCACTCTTCAGCtccattttttacatttctgctttttcacTGATGGAGGCCAGCGgtacaaacacagcaaagactagaGACTGGTATTTTATTCATAAtgctgacaataaataaataaattgacaatcaaaataagtaaatatgaaatatcttAAGACATTAAATACATACGATCCCTGACTGCATTAATaaaaaactgctaaattaattaaggaggaaaaaagaggGGTCTTGTTACAGACTACATGATTGATGCATTTGGACTGTTGGACATTGGACAAGACGT of Micropterus dolomieu isolate WLL.071019.BEF.003 ecotype Adirondacks linkage group LG13, ASM2129224v1, whole genome shotgun sequence contains these proteins:
- the LOC123982391 gene encoding astacin-like metalloendopeptidase isoform X1, with product MLQLLLTVLLFVESPKDVDSGPLPEAQTALREDLLSKVLNYINSNPETVEELASENDGVLGGDMMSVCFALQNSSAVGTVWPTQEIPYVISPALASRRKHILSAMKMVSKDTCVSFHKRTSETNYLLFTTSNGCASSVGFLGGEQPVYVGPTCIVGNIVHEILHALGIQHEHTRTDRDQYIAVLPHNIMPGMEKNFKKQAGETFDLPYDVTSIMHYGSVFFSSNGRPTIVPKNNVKDMGQRVKMTKMDIEKVRHLYNCDAETQQESSGDGMEVRNMHVVAPNNPVSANKPEKNQTSTVSPSTSLQHLTAATRGNSSTSRGHD
- the LOC123982391 gene encoding astacin-like metalloendopeptidase isoform X2, which encodes MLQLLLTVLLFVESPKDVDSGPLPEAQTALREDLLSKVLNYINSNPETVEELASENDGVLGGDMMSNSSAVGTVWPTQEIPYVISPALASRRKHILSAMKMVSKDTCVSFHKRTSETNYLLFTTSNGCASSVGFLGGEQPVYVGPTCIVGNIVHEILHALGIQHEHTRTDRDQYIAVLPHNIMPGMEKNFKKQAGETFDLPYDVTSIMHYGSVFFSSNGRPTIVPKNNVKDMGQRVKMTKMDIEKVRHLYNCDAETQQESSGDGMEVRNMHVVAPNNPVSANKPEKNQTSTVSPSTSLQHLTAATRGNSSTSRGHD